In Achromobacter xylosoxidans A8, a single window of DNA contains:
- a CDS encoding serine hydrolase, which yields MNRKHTLITAAIVLALGSAPSAWSQPVPIANGPTPPADAVAIPAGSKERAVQDLPRIIADIMQRSQVPGMAVAVVIDGKTVLAQGYGTRVAGKQAPVDAQTVFQIASISKSLSATVAAIEISKGKAAWDDPVSRYLPDFRLSNAYVSESATIGDFFAHRSGLPGTAGDDLEDLGFSRQDVIARLRLLPLDAFRTSYHYANFSTTIGAEAVAKAAGRPWEALADEQLFKPLGMKSTSYRYGDFEAHANRAVLHAFQKGKFVPSGQRDADQQAPAGGVSSTVVDMAEWLKLLLADGQYQGKAMIAPGALLPALTAQAFSARAHDLDSRSGFYGYGFNVNTELGGRPSMGHSGAFLMGTGTTFRIVPSAGIGIVVLTNGAPVGAAESVAASFIDTALYGKPTRDWFAAYNGAMKAFFEPQADLSGQAEPAKPAASKALSQYTGRFDNPYYGPAEIQEANGVLTLVLGPKGMRFPLRHWDGDTYAFSPAGEAELVASLASIVFKMDQGRAQGFDIKFYDDSGLGRWTSK from the coding sequence ATGAACCGCAAACATACGCTTATCACCGCCGCAATCGTACTTGCGCTGGGCAGCGCCCCGTCCGCCTGGTCGCAACCCGTGCCCATCGCCAACGGGCCGACCCCGCCCGCCGACGCGGTAGCGATCCCGGCCGGCAGCAAGGAACGCGCAGTGCAGGACCTGCCGCGAATCATCGCGGACATCATGCAGCGCAGCCAGGTACCGGGCATGGCGGTGGCGGTGGTCATCGACGGCAAGACCGTGCTGGCCCAAGGCTACGGCACGCGCGTAGCGGGCAAGCAGGCGCCGGTGGACGCGCAGACCGTGTTCCAGATCGCGTCCATCTCCAAGTCATTGTCGGCAACGGTGGCGGCCATCGAAATATCCAAGGGCAAGGCCGCCTGGGACGATCCGGTGTCGCGCTATCTGCCGGACTTCAGGCTGAGCAATGCCTACGTGTCCGAAAGCGCCACGATCGGCGACTTCTTCGCGCACCGCTCCGGCTTGCCTGGCACGGCGGGCGACGACCTCGAAGACCTGGGATTTTCCCGCCAGGACGTGATCGCCCGCCTGCGGCTGCTGCCGCTGGACGCGTTCCGCACGTCCTACCACTACGCCAACTTCAGCACCACCATAGGCGCGGAAGCGGTGGCCAAGGCCGCCGGACGCCCCTGGGAAGCGCTTGCCGATGAACAGCTGTTCAAGCCGCTGGGCATGAAGTCGACCAGCTACCGCTACGGCGACTTCGAGGCGCACGCCAATCGCGCCGTGCTGCATGCGTTCCAGAAAGGCAAGTTCGTGCCCTCGGGCCAGCGTGACGCGGACCAGCAGGCGCCCGCGGGCGGCGTGTCCTCCACGGTCGTCGATATGGCGGAATGGCTGAAGCTGCTGCTGGCTGACGGGCAGTACCAAGGCAAAGCCATGATCGCCCCGGGCGCGCTGCTGCCCGCATTGACGGCCCAGGCATTCAGCGCCCGTGCGCACGACCTGGATTCGCGTTCCGGCTTCTACGGCTACGGCTTCAACGTCAACACCGAACTGGGCGGACGCCCCTCGATGGGGCATTCGGGCGCCTTCCTGATGGGGACCGGGACGACGTTCAGGATCGTGCCGTCCGCCGGCATCGGCATCGTGGTGCTGACCAATGGCGCGCCGGTGGGCGCGGCCGAATCCGTCGCGGCATCGTTCATCGACACGGCGCTGTACGGCAAGCCCACGCGCGACTGGTTTGCGGCCTACAACGGCGCCATGAAGGCCTTTTTCGAACCCCAGGCCGATCTGTCCGGACAGGCCGAACCCGCCAAACCCGCGGCGTCGAAAGCGCTGTCGCAATACACCGGCAGGTTCGACAACCCCTACTACGGCCCTGCCGAAATCCAGGAAGCCAATGGCGTCCTGACCCTGGTGCTGGGTCCCAAGGGCATGCGCTTCCCCCTGCGCCATTGGGACGGCGACA
- a CDS encoding helix-turn-helix domain-containing protein: MEHIRSVSRVLQLLRALNETPETSLQTLHAATGLPKATLHRMLETLRQEGYVRGTGVSGIYCLTAKVMELSAGCGDRQRVVDMAMPMLIRATKMLKWPLAISTRDEDAMVVRFSTMPYSPLASQPSTYGHRLPLDRTAAGLAYLSFCSEAERIAALQLLGKDRDHTEGEQLLAQRIDQTRRQGYGLRLPAAPRGTATLAVPLMVAAELAACVSLTTFGSIMTPAFIKAQLPPLQEVCNDLAEAIRLS, from the coding sequence ATGGAACACATACGCAGCGTCTCCCGCGTCCTGCAACTGCTCCGGGCCCTGAACGAAACGCCCGAAACCTCGCTGCAGACCCTGCACGCTGCCACGGGTCTGCCCAAGGCAACCCTGCACAGGATGCTGGAAACACTACGCCAGGAAGGTTACGTGCGCGGAACCGGCGTCTCGGGCATCTACTGCCTGACAGCCAAGGTCATGGAGCTGAGCGCGGGCTGCGGCGACCGGCAGCGGGTGGTGGACATGGCCATGCCCATGCTGATCCGCGCCACGAAGATGTTGAAGTGGCCGTTGGCGATATCCACGCGGGATGAGGACGCCATGGTCGTGCGCTTCAGCACCATGCCCTACAGTCCCTTGGCGTCCCAGCCCAGCACCTACGGCCATCGCCTGCCCTTGGACAGGACGGCGGCGGGCCTGGCCTATCTGTCGTTCTGTTCCGAGGCAGAACGGATCGCCGCCCTGCAATTGCTGGGCAAAGACCGTGACCACACCGAAGGGGAGCAACTGCTTGCCCAACGCATCGACCAGACGCGGCGGCAGGGATACGGGCTGAGGCTGCCTGCGGCCCCCCGCGGTACCGCCACCCTGGCGGTACCGCTGATGGTGGCCGCCGAACTGGCGGCCTGCGTCTCGCTAACGACTTTCGGTTCCATCATGACGCCCGCCTTCATCAAGGCCCAGCTGCCTCCACTCCAGGAAGTCTGCAACGATCTGGCGGAAGCCATCCGCCTGAGCTGA
- a CDS encoding Bug family tripartite tricarboxylate transporter substrate binding protein, with translation MQGHSKFKAVRKIAALCAGLLFAAGAAQAASYPDKPIKLIVGFAPGGASDTLARLVAQQASTRLGQQIIVENQAGAGGSLAARTLARAEANGYTVMLGSPGSMIINPILQPKLAYDPRKFTPISPLARISYALMVRQNLEADSVAQLVELSKSTPHGLTVGSAGIGSNTHLVAMSFVVGTGAQLRHIPYKGTAPAMADLMAGNIDVLFDSVPVVLPQVQSGKIRILAVTGASRETLFPDVPTIADSGWPSFTANNWFGIFAPPDTPAPVVHKLNEAFTATLQDESVRANLESSGNRPAPGTPQDLAKLVETERRDYENTIKQTHISLQ, from the coding sequence ATGCAAGGCCATTCGAAATTCAAGGCCGTAAGGAAAATTGCCGCGCTGTGCGCCGGCCTGCTGTTCGCGGCGGGAGCGGCGCAAGCCGCGAGCTATCCGGACAAGCCGATAAAGCTGATCGTGGGCTTCGCACCCGGCGGCGCGAGCGACACGCTGGCGCGGCTGGTCGCGCAGCAGGCGTCGACCCGGCTGGGCCAGCAGATCATCGTCGAGAATCAGGCCGGCGCTGGCGGCAGCTTGGCCGCCAGGACCTTGGCCCGGGCCGAAGCCAATGGATACACCGTCATGCTGGGCAGTCCCGGCAGCATGATCATCAACCCCATCCTGCAACCCAAGCTTGCCTACGATCCCCGCAAGTTCACGCCGATCAGCCCGCTGGCGCGCATCAGCTATGCCTTGATGGTGCGCCAGAACCTGGAAGCGGATTCCGTCGCCCAGCTGGTGGAACTTTCGAAATCCACGCCCCACGGCCTGACAGTGGGTTCGGCGGGCATAGGCTCCAATACCCACCTGGTGGCCATGTCCTTCGTGGTCGGCACGGGTGCGCAACTGCGCCATATTCCCTACAAAGGCACCGCTCCCGCCATGGCCGACCTGATGGCCGGCAACATCGACGTGCTGTTCGATTCCGTCCCCGTGGTGCTGCCCCAGGTGCAGAGCGGGAAGATCAGGATCCTGGCCGTCACAGGCGCAAGCCGGGAAACCTTGTTCCCCGATGTCCCCACTATCGCGGATAGCGGCTGGCCGTCGTTTACCGCCAACAACTGGTTTGGCATCTTCGCCCCGCCGGACACGCCTGCCCCCGTGGTCCACAAGCTGAACGAGGCGTTCACTGCAACGTTGCAGGACGAAAGCGTGCGCGCCAACCTGGAATCCTCCGGCAACCGTCCGGCCCCGGGCACGCCGCAGGACCTCGCCAAGCTGGTGGAAACGGAAAGGCGGGACTACGAAAACACCATCAAACAAACCCATATCAGCCTGCAATAG
- the ampH gene encoding D-alanyl-D-alanine-carboxypeptidase/endopeptidase AmpH → MLTFRPPTRLAILALSAACALGASQARAADLALQDAVSMAGMQLYLNSGAPGLLIAAVRGDEVVIQGYGETAPGSGVEPDGRSIFRIASVSKVFAGDVLAALAAKNKLQLTDPLAKYAPEHAKVDANGRPLTLLDLATHSAGLPRELPNPDAKPSDNPFAAFDRAYYWKWVGSHKPAYVPGTTTLYSNLGYGLLGDALAKAGGADYSTVLADEVLKPAGMTDTTNALSDAQKKRLMTGLDPFDKPDPNAVVPDVMYASAGVYSTADDMARWMRWHLDSAKQSKEAALLAHTMWLPYDGLKSVVGTEVTDADGMGLGWVVTLPRNGAPLLLGKSGGLGGFMSYAVLSPNRGLGVFVVASRVNFAMFNNIHSQVRELAAELAR, encoded by the coding sequence ATGCTGACGTTCCGCCCCCCTACGCGCCTCGCCATCCTTGCCCTGAGCGCCGCCTGCGCGCTGGGCGCAAGCCAGGCCCGCGCGGCCGACCTGGCCTTGCAGGACGCCGTCTCCATGGCCGGCATGCAGCTGTACCTGAACTCCGGCGCACCCGGACTGCTCATCGCGGCGGTGCGCGGCGATGAAGTCGTGATCCAGGGCTATGGCGAAACCGCGCCGGGCAGCGGCGTGGAGCCCGATGGCCGTTCCATATTCAGGATCGCTTCAGTATCCAAGGTGTTCGCCGGCGATGTGCTGGCGGCGCTGGCGGCCAAGAACAAGCTCCAGCTGACCGATCCCCTGGCGAAGTATGCGCCGGAGCATGCCAAGGTCGACGCCAACGGCCGTCCGCTGACGCTGCTGGACCTGGCCACCCATTCGGCGGGCCTGCCGCGCGAACTGCCCAACCCGGACGCCAAGCCCTCCGACAACCCTTTCGCCGCATTCGACCGCGCCTATTACTGGAAGTGGGTCGGCAGCCACAAGCCGGCCTATGTGCCAGGCACGACCACGCTGTATTCAAACCTGGGCTACGGCCTGCTGGGCGACGCGCTGGCCAAGGCCGGCGGCGCGGACTACTCGACCGTGCTGGCCGACGAGGTCCTCAAGCCCGCCGGCATGACGGACACCACCAATGCGCTGAGCGATGCGCAGAAGAAACGCCTGATGACCGGCCTCGACCCCTTCGACAAGCCAGACCCGAACGCCGTGGTGCCCGACGTGATGTACGCCAGCGCCGGCGTCTACTCCACCGCCGACGACATGGCGCGCTGGATGCGCTGGCATCTGGACAGCGCAAAACAGTCCAAGGAAGCCGCCCTGTTGGCCCACACGATGTGGCTGCCCTATGACGGGCTGAAATCCGTCGTGGGCACGGAAGTCACCGACGCCGACGGCATGGGGCTGGGCTGGGTGGTGACCCTGCCGCGCAACGGCGCGCCCTTGCTGTTGGGCAAGAGCGGCGGCCTGGGCGGCTTCATGTCCTACGCCGTCCTGTCGCCCAACCGCGGATTGGGCGTGTTCGTCGTCGCCAGCCGCGTGAACTTCGCCATGTTCAACAACATCCACTCTCAGGTGCGTGAACTGGCGGCCGAGTTGGCGCGGTGA
- a CDS encoding fumarylacetoacetate hydrolase family protein: protein MKLASFWAAGRDRIGFEDADGNVVDIAAAAASQDMAQLAESRNDLLSLLETEHASWWPALRELHGLYGSGQRSGLRFSPGDILWHPPVRRPSKLCCLALNNSANSERILSGPKHPAVFVKPWTSMTGNRCALQIRPAYGRVHPEPELAAVIGRRARNVAAPDAMAHVFGYTIHNDFTSPTMRAEDTFHYRAIHPAADDPEQIEYVDTHVSYPGRYKCSDTFSAVGPWLVSADDIADPHALDVTCSHDGRLITQDNTENLFFKLPQVIEFLSSYMTLMPGDIISLGTALRRSGGGMAVQNVNLATLGGEVTVAISGLGALSNHVERLP, encoded by the coding sequence ATGAAGCTCGCCAGTTTTTGGGCAGCAGGACGCGATCGGATCGGGTTCGAGGACGCCGACGGCAATGTGGTCGACATCGCCGCGGCCGCGGCCAGCCAGGACATGGCGCAATTGGCGGAAAGCCGCAACGACCTGCTGTCCCTGCTGGAAACCGAACACGCCTCCTGGTGGCCGGCGTTGCGCGAACTGCACGGGTTGTACGGCTCCGGACAGCGTTCCGGCCTGCGGTTCTCTCCCGGTGACATTCTCTGGCATCCGCCCGTGCGCCGGCCCTCCAAGCTCTGTTGCCTGGCCTTGAACAACAGCGCCAACAGCGAACGCATTTTGTCCGGCCCCAAGCATCCGGCTGTGTTCGTGAAACCCTGGACCTCGATGACGGGCAACCGCTGCGCGCTGCAGATCCGGCCCGCCTACGGCCGCGTCCACCCCGAGCCGGAGCTCGCCGCCGTGATCGGACGCCGGGCCAGGAACGTGGCCGCGCCCGACGCCATGGCGCATGTGTTCGGCTACACGATACACAACGATTTCACTTCGCCCACCATGCGCGCGGAGGATACCTTCCACTATCGCGCCATCCATCCCGCCGCGGACGATCCCGAGCAGATCGAGTACGTCGATACCCATGTCAGCTACCCCGGCCGCTACAAATGCAGCGACACATTCTCGGCGGTGGGGCCTTGGCTGGTGAGTGCCGACGACATCGCGGACCCGCATGCGCTGGACGTGACCTGCAGCCATGACGGCAGACTGATCACCCAGGACAACACCGAGAACCTCTTCTTCAAGCTGCCCCAGGTCATCGAATTCCTGTCCTCGTACATGACGCTCATGCCGGGCGACATCATCTCGCTAGGCACCGCGCTGCGCCGATCGGGCGGCGGCATGGCCGTGCAGAACGTCAATCTTGCGACCCTGGGTGGAGAGGTGACTGTCGCCATATCCGGCCTGGGCGCCTTGAGCAATCACGTCGAAAGGCTGCCATAG
- a CDS encoding PIG-L family deacetylase — translation MHVSLAMLRPLGRALLCTVATLLSAHAFAAPPTLAQCHGIKDMAFVAHLDDDLLFMNPDIVSNIQAGGCVRLVYLTASDAGEGESYMLGRERGVRSAYAYMAHQPDEWKEDAGAAGGHRIARFTLKGNPRVQLWHMRLKDPWLGKGWGSLTPLSRTESEPGQNVDTLGPYAASYTREQLIDTLADLIRQYAPTTVRHLDDTIAVPYTQLCWRCAGHGHPDHIASARLAREAMLRAPGNYAEMGYVDYPSQERATNLTQAEIASKSLIFQHYAWNDYHYCAGPTGCKEPAGPAAAWVQRAYYVSRQDIAPQLYPDGRGGLVVFAAGETNGAVNRWDADQRRWQSLGGRTSGPLVSFTHADGTAGLMARDPLGGVWANKQRHDGTWQGWQALGGLRVTQIPAVAPRGEAAAVALGYDGLLHWITPSGVDGSWSVWQDLPPLEGVTGAPAAALGGDGRYVIFAITSAGELYYTRQLPAAKGQLPQWQDWRRVPAPQAAGGLAAIRNHQNRVELYFRQRGSNHLTRLMETGDTTDLDMDWGSPTDMGVPYIGRPAISADASGNVMLALLERAGGQLWLVERGRPAKLDAQAASPPAINLVNGTLYIVARATGGPQRYEVLSRHDGNWTHGLTLDGVPSAGGGPFETVAARPIDLPKLGANDANNAAVLRPSVADPGTLSVGRMPTQASQSATPTKTQ, via the coding sequence ATGCACGTCTCGTTGGCCATGCTGCGCCCCCTTGGCCGGGCGCTACTCTGTACCGTCGCCACCCTGCTCTCCGCCCACGCGTTCGCCGCCCCGCCGACGCTGGCGCAATGCCACGGCATCAAGGACATGGCGTTCGTCGCCCACCTGGACGACGACCTGCTGTTCATGAACCCCGACATCGTCTCCAACATCCAGGCTGGCGGCTGTGTGCGGCTGGTCTACCTGACCGCCAGCGATGCCGGTGAAGGCGAGAGCTACATGCTGGGCCGCGAACGCGGCGTGCGCTCCGCCTACGCCTACATGGCGCATCAGCCGGACGAATGGAAGGAAGACGCTGGCGCCGCGGGCGGACACCGCATCGCGCGCTTCACCCTCAAGGGCAATCCGCGCGTGCAACTGTGGCACATGCGCCTGAAGGACCCTTGGCTGGGCAAGGGCTGGGGCAGCCTGACGCCGCTGAGCCGCACCGAATCCGAACCCGGACAGAACGTCGACACGCTGGGCCCCTACGCCGCATCCTATACGCGCGAACAGCTGATCGACACCCTGGCCGACCTGATCCGCCAATACGCCCCGACCACGGTGCGCCATCTAGACGACACGATTGCCGTGCCCTACACGCAGCTGTGCTGGCGCTGCGCCGGCCACGGGCATCCCGACCATATCGCCAGCGCGCGGCTGGCGCGCGAGGCCATGCTGCGCGCGCCCGGCAACTACGCCGAGATGGGCTATGTCGATTACCCCAGCCAGGAGCGCGCCACCAACCTTACCCAGGCAGAGATCGCCAGCAAGTCGCTGATCTTCCAGCACTACGCCTGGAACGACTACCACTATTGCGCCGGCCCCACCGGCTGCAAGGAACCCGCCGGCCCCGCCGCCGCCTGGGTGCAGCGCGCCTATTACGTGTCGCGCCAGGACATCGCGCCGCAGCTCTACCCGGACGGACGCGGCGGCCTGGTGGTGTTCGCCGCCGGTGAAACCAATGGCGCCGTCAACCGCTGGGACGCGGATCAGCGCCGCTGGCAAAGCCTGGGCGGCCGCACCAGCGGACCGCTGGTCTCGTTCACCCACGCCGACGGCACGGCCGGCCTGATGGCGCGCGACCCGCTGGGCGGCGTGTGGGCAAACAAGCAGCGCCACGACGGCACCTGGCAAGGCTGGCAGGCCCTGGGCGGCCTGCGCGTGACCCAGATTCCGGCGGTGGCGCCGCGCGGCGAAGCCGCCGCCGTGGCGCTGGGCTACGACGGCCTGCTGCACTGGATCACGCCATCCGGCGTGGACGGCAGCTGGAGCGTCTGGCAGGACCTGCCGCCGCTGGAAGGCGTGACCGGCGCGCCCGCCGCGGCGCTGGGCGGCGACGGCCGCTACGTCATCTTCGCCATCACCTCTGCAGGCGAGCTTTATTACACCCGCCAACTGCCGGCCGCCAAGGGCCAACTGCCGCAATGGCAGGACTGGCGCCGCGTACCCGCGCCGCAGGCAGCCGGCGGACTGGCCGCGATCCGCAACCACCAGAACCGCGTCGAACTCTATTTCCGCCAGCGCGGCAGCAACCATCTGACGCGGCTGATGGAGACCGGCGACACCACCGATCTCGACATGGACTGGGGCTCCCCCACCGACATGGGCGTGCCCTACATCGGCCGCCCGGCCATCAGCGCCGACGCCAGCGGCAACGTCATGCTCGCGCTGCTGGAACGCGCGGGCGGACAGCTCTGGCTGGTGGAGCGCGGCCGGCCAGCCAAGCTGGACGCCCAAGCTGCCTCGCCACCCGCGATCAATCTGGTCAACGGCACGCTTTACATCGTGGCCCGCGCCACCGGCGGCCCCCAGCGCTACGAGGTGCTGTCGCGCCACGATGGCAACTGGACCCACGGCTTGACGCTGGATGGCGTGCCATCCGCTGGCGGCGGCCCCTTCGAAACCGTGGCCGCGCGTCCCATCGACCTGCCCAAGCTCGGCGCCAACGACGCCAACAATGCGGCGGTGCTGCGGCCCTCCGTGGCAGATCCAGGCACGCTCAGCGTGGGCCGCATGCCGACCCAGGCCTCGCAGTCGGCGACGCCGACGAAGACGCAGTAG
- a CDS encoding LytTR family transcriptional regulator DNA-binding domain-containing protein, translated as MKDAGQYNTHSATLLEPDPSSDWLYHCAMSLLKLPADDAISEQLAYMGETSDVDRSWMIEYRPDMLRLRNTHEWCRGQTEPFVAELQDVPTTLIAWLHKFMVKGLAVAIHDVNDLPRTARAIQVEFQRQGNKSVLSVPIFHDQKLYGIIGFDTTVRHRTWSADEVRALYQCANLIGQAKYGNARDRSRAAGYGNVTSVIYLSMRGVVRGVQPETIVGVRSAGNYSEIWLEDGSMVLDSRALGVWSTLLPEQTFFRVHRTAIANALHVMDVDRRSVDKWLIRMRAVDETWPVSRSYRKPLRERMGI; from the coding sequence GTGAAGGATGCAGGTCAGTACAACACGCACTCAGCCACCCTGCTCGAGCCCGATCCCTCATCGGACTGGCTCTACCACTGCGCGATGAGCCTGCTCAAGCTGCCAGCCGACGACGCGATCTCCGAGCAGCTGGCCTATATGGGCGAGACCTCCGACGTCGACCGCTCCTGGATGATCGAATACCGTCCCGACATGCTGCGCCTGCGCAACACCCACGAGTGGTGTCGGGGCCAGACCGAGCCCTTCGTCGCCGAACTCCAGGACGTGCCGACCACCCTGATCGCCTGGCTGCACAAGTTCATGGTGAAGGGCCTGGCGGTCGCCATCCATGACGTCAACGACCTGCCCCGCACCGCCCGCGCCATCCAGGTCGAGTTTCAGCGCCAGGGCAACAAGAGCGTGCTGAGCGTGCCCATATTCCACGACCAGAAGCTCTACGGCATCATCGGCTTCGACACCACGGTCCGGCACCGCACCTGGTCGGCCGACGAAGTCCGCGCCCTGTACCAGTGCGCCAACCTGATCGGACAGGCCAAGTACGGCAACGCCCGCGACCGCAGCCGCGCGGCCGGCTATGGCAACGTGACATCGGTGATCTATCTCAGCATGCGCGGCGTGGTGCGCGGCGTGCAGCCCGAAACCATCGTCGGCGTGCGCTCCGCCGGCAACTACAGCGAAATCTGGCTCGAGGATGGATCGATGGTGCTGGACTCGCGCGCGCTCGGCGTATGGTCGACCCTGCTGCCGGAGCAGACTTTCTTCCGGGTGCATCGGACCGCCATTGCAAACGCGTTGCATGTCATGGACGTGGACCGCCGCAGCGTCGACAAGTGGCTGATCAGGATGCGGGCCGTGGACGAGACCTGGCCGGTGTCCCGCTCCTACCGCAAACCGCTGCGCGAACGCATGGGAATCTGA
- a CDS encoding substrate-binding domain-containing protein, translated as MKKRSLAFRIALFWATVFFGGSLQAADGAAAQRPSHTVSLLASGAVSAVHEQLEPFYRQELNLEVAASFGSSLPSVPTSVPRRLERGEAADVVLTSKDSLARLAAQGLVVPESQVDIMKSALGLAVRSGSPIPEIATEAQAAAALLRAGSIAYSSSLSGVYYETEMLKKMRIEEQVLPKSRKISGEKVGAVVARGEAEIGMQQVSELLAVPGIAFVGKLPESLQQYTVFSAGISASAKNPEAARALIVFLARSPNVRQVLSRNGLEPVHAQ; from the coding sequence ATGAAAAAGAGATCCCTGGCATTCCGGATTGCGCTGTTCTGGGCCACGGTGTTTTTTGGGGGTTCATTGCAGGCCGCGGACGGGGCGGCGGCCCAGCGCCCCAGCCACACCGTCAGCCTGCTTGCATCTGGCGCCGTTTCCGCCGTGCACGAACAACTGGAACCGTTCTATCGACAGGAATTGAACCTGGAGGTCGCTGCCAGCTTTGGTTCATCCTTGCCTTCCGTGCCGACCTCCGTGCCACGCCGCCTGGAACGCGGAGAGGCCGCGGACGTGGTGCTGACATCCAAGGACTCGCTAGCCAGGCTTGCCGCCCAGGGGCTGGTCGTTCCCGAAAGCCAGGTCGACATCATGAAATCCGCCCTGGGCCTGGCCGTACGCAGCGGCAGTCCGATACCGGAAATCGCCACGGAAGCACAGGCTGCGGCGGCGCTGCTGCGGGCTGGCTCGATCGCCTACTCATCCAGTCTGAGCGGCGTCTATTACGAAACCGAGATGCTCAAGAAAATGCGGATCGAAGAGCAAGTGTTGCCCAAAAGCCGCAAAATTTCGGGCGAAAAAGTCGGCGCCGTGGTCGCCCGGGGCGAGGCCGAAATCGGCATGCAGCAGGTCAGTGAGCTGCTGGCAGTTCCCGGCATCGCATTTGTCGGCAAGCTGCCAGAGTCGTTGCAGCAATACACCGTATTCTCGGCGGGCATCTCGGCGTCCGCGAAGAATCCGGAAGCGGCACGCGCCTTGATCGTGTTTCTGGCCCGGTCGCCCAACGTGCGCCAGGTCCTGTCGAGGAACGGACTGGAACCGGTGCATGCTCAGTAG